The Canis lupus familiaris isolate Mischka breed German Shepherd chromosome 1, alternate assembly UU_Cfam_GSD_1.0, whole genome shotgun sequence DNA window tttttttttctgctctcattgctcttttttctgattatttcagAATGGATGAGAAATCTTGAAAGCAAAGCATTGATCCCAACCCAAAGCATTTTTGAAGAAGAACAATCCCATAGGATGAAGTTGGAAAGATACATATGGGATGATCCTTGGTTCTCCAGGTTAGAAGTCTTGGGATGTAAAGACCAATTAGAAATGTATCACATGAACCAGAGTACAGCTATGAGGCAAATGTTCTTCATGCAAAAGCAAGTACTCTCTCAAAGAGGTTCTGAATTCTGTGAACTTGGAGCAGAGTGTAGCCAGAACTTAAATTTTGTTCCATCTCAGAGAGTTTCTCAAATAGAACATTTCTATAAGCCTGATACAAATGCTGAAAGCTGGCAGTGTAATTCAATAATGTATGCAGATAAGATTACCTGTGGAAGTCATGATTATGACAAAGCCTTCCACCAATCCATACAACCTATTCAGCCTGAAAGGATCCAAACTGAAGATAATCTTCTCAAGTGTGCAGATGCTGTTAAATCTTTCAATCATTTTCTACATTTTGGTGATCATAAGGGAATGCATACAGGAGAAAAACTCTATGAATATAAGGAATGCCATCAAATCTTTAACCAGAGCCCTTCATTTAATGAACATCCACGACTTCATATTGGAGAAAACCAGTATGATTACAAAGAATATgagaatatcttttatttctcatcATTTATGGAACATCAAAAAATTGGTACTGTAGAGAAAGCATATAAATACAATGAATGGGAGAAAGTCTTTGGGTATGATTCATTCCTTACTCAACATACAAGCACTTACACCtcagagaaaccctatgaatatAATGAATGTGGGACATCTTTCATCTGGAGCTCTTACCTTATCCAGCATAAGAAaactcatactggagagaaaccctatgaatgtgaTAAATGTGGAAAAGTGTTTAGGAATCGTTCAGCCCTTACTAAACATGAACGGACTCACACTGGAATAAAGCCCTACGAATGTAAcaaatgtggaaaagccttcagcTGGAATTCTCATCTTATTGTACATAAAAGAATTCATACAGGAGAAAAACCTTATgtatgtaatgaatgtgggaaatctttcAACTGGAACTCCCATCTTATTGGACATCAGAGaactcatactggagagaaaccttttGAATGTACTGAATGTGGGAAGTCTTTCAGCTGGAGCTCCCATCTTATTGCCCATATGAGAATGcatactggagagaagccctTTAAATGTGATGAATGTGAAAAAGCTTTCAGGGATTACTCAGCCCTTAGTAAGCATGAAAGAACTCACTCTGGAGCAAAACCATATAAATGTACGGAATGTGGAAAATCCTTTAGCTGGAGCTCCCATCTTATTGCCCATCAGAGAACTCACACAGGTGAAAAACCCTACAACTGTCAGGAATGTGGCAAAGCATTCAGAGAACGCTCAGCCCTTACTAAACATGAAATAATTCATTCTGGAATCAAGCCTTATGAATGTAATAAATGTGGAAAATCCTGCAGCCAGATGGCTCACCTTGTTAGACATCAAAGGACTCATACTGGAGAAAAGCCCTATGAGTGTAATAAATGTGGAAAATCCTTCAGCCAGAGCTGTCACCTTGTTGCTCATCGGAGAATTCACACTGGtgagaaaccctataaatgtaaTCAATGTGAAAGATCCTTTAACTGTAGCTCTCACCTTATTGCGCATCGGAGaactcatactggagagaaaccatatagatgtaatgaatgtgggaaggcATTTAATGAGAGTTCTTCCCTAATTGTACATCTAAGAAACCATACTGGAGAAAAACCATACAAATGCAATCATTGTGAGAAAGCTTTCTGTAAGAATTCTTCTCTTATTATTCATCAGAGAATGCATAGTGGAGAGAAACGCTTTATATGCAATGACTGTGGAAAAGCCTTTAGTGGTCACTCAGCCCTACTTCAACATCAGAGAAATCATAGTGAAGAGAAACTGTGAATTGAattgatagatttttctttttttgtacatttagtaacactttgaaaaaggaaaaaaaaatccctataaaTCAAGAGAGGAAATTTTTTAGTAAGAATTCAGGAAAACTCCTCTTTTATTTGATAGAAAATATCTGCTTAGAAGAAACCTGTGAATGGAAAGACTGGGAAAAGCTTTCAGCAGTTATGTAGCCTTTATTTAACATCAGATAATTAGAGTGAAGAAAACTCCAAACTCTCATAATTCTCCACCAGGAGTCCTACTTATGGAACATGAATGTAGGGAATGAGACTTCTTTTAGTAAGAGATCTCAACTATTTGTGGATCAAAGTGCATTGTTAAGGGGAAAACCTTGTTCTGGGAAAAGTCTTTTCAACTGAAAATATACTGTTTTGCATCAAGCTGGAAAAATGGATGGGAAGATTTATAGTAACATCTTTTGCATAGTTGTGGAAATACAGATTTTGCTGTTTTAGAGGGAGGATGTGGGTGCCCTTTAAGGAATAGAATATGAAATACTATAAatctgaatttaagaaaaaaatagtattaagtGGGATATTTACTGTTGATCAAGATTAACCTTAGAAAAGATTAGTAAATGAGATTACTAATGGTGGAAAGATAATTACCTAGAAGTATGAGACTGAAGTTGGAACAAGAGGTGACAGTTTATGACCCAATGTGTCAGTGTCCATGGTTTACTCATGGTTGCATTGTTGGAAAATTCATTTGTAATTTGTGTTAGGCAATCACTATAAGTTATAATGTGGACACTGCATCAGTATACATAATGTTAAGGAATGAAAAGGACAAAAgtgtacatatatatctataattataACCTCTAAGAAATGTATACAGATTAAGACTGGAAGGACCCATGGAGAAATTAACctggttaatttaattttttaaaaaagttttacaaaCACATACAGCACTTATTATGTGCTAGGctttgttttaaatgcttttcaaatattaactTGTTCAGTTTCCTTAATTCTATGAGATAGGTACCATTATTATCCCagttttacaaatggagaaactgggGCAGAGATGTTGAGAGGCCTACCTAAGGACACACAGTTATTAAGAAATGGAACTGAGATTGTTTGGCTCCAGAGTCATGTTTTTAACTACTATGTTATGCTGCCtctcaagtgatttttttcccgtattttttcccttttgttgagTTTTCCATAgtagatatttaataataaaagtccATAAATTCCTaaacaatgagaaataaaattacctGGCTCTCTATCCTGAATGATTTCTGGTAACATGAGAGCTCCTCCCTTTGGAATATGAAATCTGGATTGGACATTCAGAATCACTGCATTTTCTGGGACCTGGGTTCCCTAGGATTTCACTACCCATAACCCTGAGGATTACAGCACAGCAATGGCTGGAAGactcaatggacatttgggcaaTGCTGAGGAATGCCCCTTGATGGGTTTAGACTGGCCTTCATAGGACAGAACAAGAGACACTACTGCACATGGGAGCACTATTTCTCAAGGTCTCCCTCAAATTCAGTGTTTATGCTTTATCTTCTCTACATGAGAAGATTGTTTGATAGTAGGGGGGCTTCAGAAGGGAAGGGAGCTCATCAATTCATCAGAGCGAATGCTCTGAATGCTCCTAGTTGAAAGGCAAGATACCTAAGAGGGTTTTAAGTGGCTTCTCTCCAGTTCACAAATATTTCCTGTATTTCCCCTAAAGTAGGGCTATAACTAAGAGTCAACAATCCTTGGATATGCTTCAAGGATATTGGTTAGAAATCTAGGATACAAAAGGTTCATCTGGTTCTTGTAGGGTCCATGATTCCCCGTTAGTTGAGAAAGTGGCCTAGCGGTGTGGGGAGGCAGTGCTCACCATCTGATTCCTGTAGCTGGAACTCATATAATTATGTACGTCTGATTCCATACCTTTCAGAGTTCAATACATAGTGGTCACCCAATAAATGTTGCAGGAGTAAATTAACTGAATAGAATTCTCATGTGATTTgtgcaaagataaagagataagaTAAAGATTTGTGCAAAGAGCTTTAGAGAGAATAGAATTAGCAACATCTCTATTAAGAGAAAGCACTACGTATCAAGTCATACTGTAGCTATATGGGTATAGTATTCCAGTACCCAATGTAATACACTTTGAGC harbors:
- the ZNF606 gene encoding zinc finger protein 606 isoform X2 — encoded protein: MAAINPWASWGILTDQSWGMAAVDPWASWALCPQDSAWHLEENREEEKRATGLPTAEVQEPVTFKDVAVDFTQEEWGQLDPVQRTLYRDVMLETYGHLLSVGNQIAKPEVISLLEQGEEPWSVEQAYPQSTCSEWMRNLESKALIPTQSIFEEEQSHRMKLERYIWDDPWFSRLEVLGCKDQLEMYHMNQSTAMRQMFFMQKQVLSQRGSEFCELGAECSQNLNFVPSQRVSQIEHFYKPDTNAESWQCNSIMYADKITCGSHDYDKAFHQSIQPIQPERIQTEDNLLKCADAVKSFNHFLHFGDHKGMHTGEKLYEYKECHQIFNQSPSFNEHPRLHIGENQYDYKEYENIFYFSSFMEHQKIGTVEKAYKYNEWEKVFGYDSFLTQHTSTYTSEKPYEYNECGTSFIWSSYLIQHKKTHTGEKPYECDKCGKVFRNRSALTKHERTHTGIKPYECNKCGKAFSWNSHLIVHKRIHTGEKPYVCNECGKSFNWNSHLIGHQRTHTGEKPFECTECGKSFSWSSHLIAHMRMHTGEKPFKCDECEKAFRDYSALSKHERTHSGAKPYKCTECGKSFSWSSHLIAHQRTHTGEKPYNCQECGKAFRERSALTKHEIIHSGIKPYECNKCGKSCSQMAHLVRHQRTHTGEKPYECNKCGKSFSQSCHLVAHRRIHTGEKPYKCNQCERSFNCSSHLIAHRRTHTGEKPYRCNECGKAFNESSSLIVHLRNHTGEKPYKCNHCEKAFCKNSSLIIHQRMHSGEKRFICNDCGKAFSGHSALLQHQRNHSEEKL
- the ZNF606 gene encoding zinc finger protein 606 isoform X1, producing MVSERTTLEAFRPASRTQKTTRLRQVRIAKRSYSEPPFHRPHTEARGAATYSGLPKLGSGGGEGGVGPGQNCLARRGPGYYYTPWQDTDAAEANSRRTAPGTCHGGASGPAGSSPSRTTTPSNLRRASWSTSGERPPLSTAEVRRSLRLWGRCFCRCGEIGRTGNELEDATPAIRAAPGRIPRLPFPRRLRAPVSVGSPASGLAAALGRLGGPEEPWTSGLARGRGCRPRTLLSSPPRARILSAPRAKPWSGTKAGRPRPSEPELAKSPAERALAGTGSRVGGWEPRTRLVLQLHSVNESPESSAPGRAPGPLICGMAAINPWASWGILTDQSWGMAAVDPWASWALCPQDSAWHLEENREEEKRATGLPTAEVQEPVTFKDVAVDFTQEEWGQLDPVQRTLYRDVMLETYGHLLSVGNQIAKPEVISLLEQGEEPWSVEQAYPQSTCSEWMRNLESKALIPTQSIFEEEQSHRMKLERYIWDDPWFSRLEVLGCKDQLEMYHMNQSTAMRQMFFMQKQVLSQRGSEFCELGAECSQNLNFVPSQRVSQIEHFYKPDTNAESWQCNSIMYADKITCGSHDYDKAFHQSIQPIQPERIQTEDNLLKCADAVKSFNHFLHFGDHKGMHTGEKLYEYKECHQIFNQSPSFNEHPRLHIGENQYDYKEYENIFYFSSFMEHQKIGTVEKAYKYNEWEKVFGYDSFLTQHTSTYTSEKPYEYNECGTSFIWSSYLIQHKKTHTGEKPYECDKCGKVFRNRSALTKHERTHTGIKPYECNKCGKAFSWNSHLIVHKRIHTGEKPYVCNECGKSFNWNSHLIGHQRTHTGEKPFECTECGKSFSWSSHLIAHMRMHTGEKPFKCDECEKAFRDYSALSKHERTHSGAKPYKCTECGKSFSWSSHLIAHQRTHTGEKPYNCQECGKAFRERSALTKHEIIHSGIKPYECNKCGKSCSQMAHLVRHQRTHTGEKPYECNKCGKSFSQSCHLVAHRRIHTGEKPYKCNQCERSFNCSSHLIAHRRTHTGEKPYRCNECGKAFNESSSLIVHLRNHTGEKPYKCNHCEKAFCKNSSLIIHQRMHSGEKRFICNDCGKAFSGHSALLQHQRNHSEEKL